A window from Heteronotia binoei isolate CCM8104 ecotype False Entrance Well chromosome 15, APGP_CSIRO_Hbin_v1, whole genome shotgun sequence encodes these proteins:
- the KRT222 gene encoding keratin-like protein KRT222 isoform X2, producing the protein MDKDEEALKAARAELKEARRQWHHMQREIDTLHAVEKGLEGSLRATEQQYQTQLKHLETEIEGLEKELQDVRKGIEKQLQQHEELLNTKMRLEQEIATYRSLLEEEEERFHCSTRKGRKETKKPTTSRIAFILPSPSELKKHEIEKVEILTKQAVLNGGAVKDSAEAHGTIQTEKVDEVIKEWEGSFFKDNPRLRKKSVSLRFDLHLAATDEGCLQTKQKSLPDIEVRLVMRRSCSIPSIKS; encoded by the exons ATGGACAAAGATGAAGAAGCTTTAAAAGCAGCCAGGGCAGAGCTAAAGGAAGCTAGACGTCAGTGGCATCACATGCAGAGGGAAATTGATACTCTCCATGCTGTG GAAAAGGGTCTGGAAGGTTCTCTGCGTGCCACAGAACAGCAGTACCAAACTCAGCTAAAACATTTAGAAACAGAGATTGAAGGTCTGGAGAAAGAGCTACAAGATGTGAGAAAAGGCATTGAGAAACAGCTCCAGCAACATGAAGAATTACTGAACACTAAAATGAGACTTGAACAAGAGATAGCTACATATCGCAGtcttctggaggaggaggaggaaag GTTTCATTGTTCTACAcgcaaaggaagaaaagaaaccaAAAAGCCCACCACTAGCAGAATAGCATTTATCTTGCCTTCAC CCAGCGAGCTAAAGAAGCATGAgattgaaaaagtagaaatacTGACAAAGCAAGCAGTGTTAAATGGAGGTGCTGTGAAAGACAGTGCAGAAGCTCACGGCACAATACA GACAGAAAAAGTGGATGAAGTAATTAAAGAATGGGAAGGCTCCTTCTTTAAGGACAACCCTCGCTTAAGGAAAAAATCTGTTTCTTTGCGCTTTGATCTCCACCTAGCAGCAACAGATGAAGGCTGTTTACAGACTAAACAGAAAAGCCTGCCTGATATCGAAGTGAGATTAGTAATGAGGCGGTCCTGCAGTATCCCATCCATCAAATCCTAA